The following proteins are encoded in a genomic region of Dialister hominis:
- a CDS encoding Bax inhibitor-1/YccA family protein — translation MYDELTAEREKSISINMPGLMKDVYAWMAIALVVTGFSAWFVADNALLRGLFMGSRTGTLVLIVATFALVWRLSSAMGKMSLKTAAVMFLVYSVLNGITLSAVFLTYTLSSIGGVFFMTAGTFGIMSVYGYVTKADLSKLGNMCLMGLFGIILATVVGFFFDSTLLQMLISYAGILIFTGLTIYDTQSIKRLALTYHSRATDEGQKIAIMGALTLYLDFINIFIYLLRLFGEKK, via the coding sequence ATGTATGACGAATTGACAGCGGAACGGGAGAAAAGTATTTCCATCAATATGCCCGGTCTCATGAAGGATGTGTATGCCTGGATGGCCATCGCCCTGGTGGTGACGGGATTCAGCGCATGGTTCGTGGCGGATAATGCCCTGCTCCGGGGGCTTTTCATGGGAAGCCGCACCGGCACCCTGGTGCTCATCGTGGCCACCTTTGCCCTGGTATGGCGTCTGTCCTCTGCCATGGGGAAAATGTCTCTGAAAACGGCGGCGGTCATGTTTCTGGTGTATTCGGTGCTGAACGGCATTACCCTGTCGGCGGTATTTTTGACCTACACCCTTTCTTCCATCGGCGGCGTGTTCTTCATGACCGCCGGCACCTTCGGCATCATGTCGGTGTACGGCTATGTGACGAAGGCGGATTTGTCGAAGCTGGGAAATATGTGCCTCATGGGACTTTTCGGCATCATCCTGGCCACGGTCGTGGGTTTCTTCTTCGACAGCACCCTGCTGCAGATGCTTATTTCCTACGCCGGCATCCTGATTTTCACGGGCCTCACCATTTATGACACCCAGTCCATCAAACGCCTGGCCCTCACCTATCATTCCCGGGCCACCGACGAAGGACAGAAGATAGCCATCATGGGCGCCCTCACCCTGTACCTGGATTTCATTAACATCTTCATTTACCTCCTCCGCCTCTTCGGCGAGAAGAAATAG
- a CDS encoding WG repeat-containing protein: protein MNYRTGKILLITSLLLLPAAFSPARGEEPAFSYTHIHREGSVSTMETGRVETREKSSKKTTHYDISVNLPSSPAAGGLLYPYLAKNGLPGDVHRRRGESDVYGYGVTAAFRNKKGWGLLNREGHEIVPAFWDSMSYEGNGLFQVKKGKKISYITADGRVAFPDREEGPSFYREKGKYGILDDRGNRVTAPLYREVLAPFSEGIAFVQLSDGRKGGIDGSGKLLFTAEFDSVGPYEDGLAEYRRKVNRFNWGTLAGAVLGGLGGSGGGDEMLPLSYDGVKRGYLDRQGRIVVDSRSDEVYPMTEWGTFVKDHGLLGFVNRKGEYIIPPGRYDLSGGRLYEEEGLVTLRDKEKGKMGAFRLEDGRQVMDFLYDRITFLGKDRVLYEMGGKTVLSGESGVIRELPSGAVMQPYSEEGLAWLEEGKKIHALDREGKILFTLPEGEAARPFRHGLAPVKSHGLWGLVDIHGQWVKSPLYKDVQMM from the coding sequence ATGAACTACAGAACCGGAAAGATTCTGCTTATCACATCCCTCCTGCTTCTGCCGGCTGCATTTTCTCCTGCCCGGGGAGAGGAACCGGCTTTTTCTTATACCCATATCCATCGGGAGGGCTCTGTTTCCACTATGGAGACAGGCAGGGTGGAGACGAGGGAAAAATCATCGAAAAAGACCACCCATTACGATATATCGGTGAACCTGCCTTCTTCGCCGGCGGCGGGAGGCCTGCTGTATCCCTACCTGGCAAAGAACGGCCTTCCCGGCGATGTTCACCGGCGCAGGGGGGAAAGTGATGTTTATGGCTATGGTGTCACCGCTGCGTTTCGGAATAAAAAGGGCTGGGGGCTCCTGAACCGGGAGGGACATGAAATCGTTCCTGCTTTCTGGGATTCCATGTCCTATGAAGGAAATGGGCTGTTTCAGGTGAAGAAGGGAAAGAAGATTTCCTATATCACCGCAGATGGCCGCGTGGCGTTTCCGGATAGAGAAGAGGGCCCTTCTTTTTACAGGGAAAAGGGGAAATACGGTATTCTTGATGACCGTGGAAATCGGGTGACGGCGCCGCTGTATAGGGAGGTGCTGGCGCCTTTCAGCGAGGGCATTGCTTTTGTGCAGCTTTCCGACGGACGGAAGGGCGGCATCGACGGGTCGGGGAAACTTCTTTTTACCGCGGAATTTGACAGCGTGGGACCCTATGAGGATGGTTTGGCGGAGTACCGGCGGAAGGTGAACCGTTTCAACTGGGGCACCCTGGCAGGGGCCGTGCTTGGGGGCCTTGGCGGCAGCGGCGGAGGCGATGAAATGCTTCCTCTTTCCTATGACGGCGTGAAGCGGGGCTATCTGGACCGGCAGGGACGTATCGTGGTGGACAGCCGCTCCGACGAGGTATATCCCATGACAGAATGGGGCACCTTCGTGAAGGACCACGGCCTTCTGGGCTTCGTGAACCGGAAGGGAGAGTACATCATCCCGCCGGGGCGCTATGACCTTTCCGGCGGCAGGCTCTATGAAGAGGAAGGGCTGGTGACTCTGAGGGATAAGGAAAAAGGAAAGATGGGTGCCTTCCGTCTGGAGGACGGCAGGCAGGTCATGGATTTCCTGTATGACCGGATTACATTCCTCGGGAAAGACCGCGTGCTTTATGAAATGGGCGGTAAGACGGTGCTTTCCGGAGAAAGCGGCGTCATTCGTGAGCTTCCCTCCGGCGCCGTCATGCAGCCCTATTCGGAAGAGGGGCTGGCCTGGCTGGAAGAGGGAAAGAAAATCCATGCCCTGGACCGGGAAGGAAAGATTCTGTTCACCCTTCCGGAAGGAGAGGCGGCGCGGCCTTTCCGACATGGCCTGGCACCGGTGAAATCCCACGGACTCTGGGGGCTTGTGGATATCCACGGGCAGTGGGTGAAATCTCCCCTGTATAAGGATGTACAGATGATGTGA
- a CDS encoding IS5 family transposase, producing MYKLTPQYQQISIFDFNQPGGLQLSSDNRWVQLADSLEWNKYEERYAEQFPSKTGRPGIPFRIAFGAYIIQKATGASDRKLCELIAENSYYQYFLGLPSFQPECPFTYSAMVYFRKRFTPEFLMEVNEMILAAFDVTPEHREDKLEVPNGTALPDNMGTLILNATCSPSNIRYPQDFSLLNEAREHLEGMIDYFNDTYHPWAKPRTYREIARKDYLKLAKSKRRSAKAVRMQIRRELFNLARDMRYIEQYLAAGYELPEKYRQLYQTIQKLYEQQKYMYDHKTHRIEHRIVSLRQPHLRPIVRGKVKAPVEFGAKYDVSIDEKGHARMEKLSFDPYNEGGVLTDAVERYKTRTGHYPTKVLVDQIYRTRTNREFCKQRGIRMSGPRLGRPPKEKPKPTKEEYQDNVDIIEVERFFSLDKHCYGAGLIMTKLPETTLSSIAMSVLVGNLFRIPTGSLFLLYFVDSGVESESQHYMELAD from the coding sequence ATGTATAAACTCACTCCCCAGTACCAGCAAATTTCTATTTTTGACTTCAATCAGCCGGGTGGGCTCCAGCTTTCCTCCGACAATAGATGGGTTCAGCTGGCGGATTCCCTTGAGTGGAACAAGTATGAAGAACGCTATGCTGAACAGTTCCCTTCTAAAACAGGACGTCCGGGAATTCCTTTTCGTATTGCCTTTGGCGCATATATTATCCAGAAGGCAACCGGAGCTTCCGACAGGAAATTATGTGAGCTCATTGCAGAAAATTCATATTATCAGTATTTCCTTGGGCTCCCATCTTTTCAGCCTGAATGCCCGTTCACCTACTCTGCTATGGTGTATTTTAGAAAGAGATTCACGCCTGAGTTCCTTATGGAAGTCAATGAAATGATTCTGGCAGCGTTTGATGTAACGCCGGAACACAGGGAGGATAAGTTGGAGGTGCCTAATGGCACTGCTCTCCCCGACAATATGGGGACCTTGATTCTGAATGCGACCTGTTCTCCTTCGAATATCCGGTATCCTCAGGATTTCTCGCTTCTCAATGAAGCTAGGGAGCATCTGGAGGGGATGATTGACTATTTCAATGATACCTACCATCCCTGGGCTAAGCCAAGGACTTACCGGGAAATCGCAAGAAAGGACTATCTGAAGCTGGCAAAGTCCAAGAGAAGGTCTGCAAAAGCTGTCAGAATGCAGATTCGGCGGGAGTTATTCAATCTTGCCCGTGATATGCGCTATATCGAACAGTACCTTGCGGCAGGCTATGAGCTTCCGGAGAAGTATCGGCAGTTGTACCAGACCATTCAGAAGCTGTATGAGCAGCAGAAGTACATGTATGACCACAAGACACATCGAATCGAGCATAGGATTGTCAGCCTGCGTCAGCCCCATCTGAGGCCCATTGTACGCGGCAAGGTCAAGGCACCGGTAGAATTTGGCGCCAAGTACGATGTGAGCATTGATGAAAAGGGACACGCCCGGATGGAAAAGCTGTCATTCGACCCTTACAATGAAGGCGGCGTTCTGACTGATGCAGTGGAACGGTATAAAACCCGTACCGGCCATTATCCTACGAAGGTGCTGGTCGATCAGATTTATCGCACTCGCACAAACCGAGAGTTCTGCAAGCAGCGTGGAATTCGCATGTCCGGGCCTCGCTTAGGGCGTCCGCCAAAAGAGAAACCGAAGCCAACAAAGGAAGAATACCAGGACAATGTCGATATAATCGAGGTTGAGCGCTTCTTCAGCTTAGATAAGCACTGCTATGGTGCCGGTCTTATCATGACTAAACTGCCGGAGACGACGTTGTCTTCTATCGCCATGTCTGTTCTTGTGGGGAATCTGTTCAGAATCCCCACGGGGTCTCTTTTTTTGCTCTATTTTGTGGATTCAGGGGTAGAATCAGAGTCTCAGCACTATATGGAGTTAGCAGACTGA
- a CDS encoding glycosyltransferase, with translation MKIVLAYFEKFIEMSGGIERVCCNMANAMAARGHEVSIVYCYGRSGRPFYALDSAVKTYNLMAEHPDKWKNPSLGQCVSGFNKVVREVLRIFSKSQAREWNESCKGRMIQQEIKNRIDTIQPDIIVSFRYETSNYLLHFAHVKVPVITMFHMSPDFILPGAPKGEIRAIAESSRAQVLLKRDIPVVERFCPGAHVVWIPNAVPQYEEHADPGAEKKTYTIINAARLNKPQKRQHLLVEAFAGLAKDYPDWRVELWGGGNDSGASYAKELREQIRKYYLENQVFLKGESTHIINQYKKSDIFCFPSAYEGFPLAMTEAMSSGLPVVGFKSCTAVVDLIDDGRTGVLVDDGAESFAKGMKILMDSREKREKMGAQAREAMKGYAPEAIWNMWEKLLNEVVSGE, from the coding sequence ATGAAAATTGTACTGGCTTATTTTGAAAAGTTTATAGAGATGAGCGGCGGCATTGAGCGGGTGTGCTGCAATATGGCGAATGCTATGGCAGCCCGGGGGCACGAGGTTTCTATTGTTTATTGCTATGGCAGGTCGGGCAGGCCTTTTTATGCGCTGGATAGTGCGGTAAAGACGTATAATCTCATGGCGGAGCACCCGGATAAATGGAAGAATCCATCTCTGGGGCAGTGTGTGTCCGGATTTAATAAGGTCGTCAGGGAAGTACTGCGCATTTTCAGTAAAAGTCAGGCACGGGAATGGAATGAGTCCTGCAAAGGCCGGATGATACAGCAGGAAATAAAAAATAGGATAGATACTATTCAACCTGACATTATTGTTTCTTTCCGTTATGAGACCAGTAATTACCTGCTTCATTTTGCCCATGTGAAGGTACCGGTTATTACTATGTTTCACATGAGTCCGGATTTCATTCTTCCTGGAGCGCCTAAAGGGGAGATTCGGGCTATAGCAGAAAGCAGCCGAGCCCAGGTGCTGTTGAAACGGGATATCCCGGTGGTGGAGAGGTTTTGCCCCGGTGCCCATGTGGTCTGGATTCCCAATGCAGTGCCGCAGTATGAGGAACATGCAGATCCGGGAGCAGAGAAGAAGACTTACACCATTATCAATGCGGCACGGCTGAATAAACCGCAGAAGCGTCAGCATCTGCTGGTGGAGGCTTTTGCCGGATTGGCGAAGGACTATCCGGACTGGCGTGTGGAGCTTTGGGGCGGTGGCAATGATTCCGGTGCTTCCTATGCCAAAGAGCTCAGGGAGCAGATTCGGAAGTATTATCTGGAAAATCAGGTGTTTCTTAAAGGTGAAAGTACTCATATCATTAATCAGTATAAGAAATCTGATATATTCTGTTTCCCCAGTGCTTATGAGGGGTTCCCTCTTGCGATGACAGAGGCTATGAGCTCCGGTCTTCCTGTGGTGGGATTTAAGAGCTGTACGGCGGTGGTGGATTTGATTGATGACGGCAGGACCGGAGTCCTGGTGGATGATGGAGCAGAATCTTTTGCCAAAGGAATGAAGATACTGATGGACAGCAGGGAAAAAAGAGAAAAAATGGGAGCGCAGGCCAGAGAGGCTATGAAGGGGTATGCTCCGGAAGCTATATGGAATATGTGGGAAAAGTTGTTGAATGAGGTGGTCAGCGGTGAGTAA
- a CDS encoding glycosyltransferase family 8 protein — translation MSNLQEQKGISSFDGAILKKEEIGDTSGEVYHIAFSGTSNYLVHTGISMVSILESNPKRAFHFHVFINGIEPEDKEKMEIVAHRWNCRITLYYVDDSFFREMLHRDGIAAFFYRFLVPPLLGEEQIQRVLYLDGDIMCQNSLDELMNVDLGGNIAACVEDTSPAYAEMRRKKVGTKAYFNSGMMLIDINNWNEVAVSFKAADMAVQRKASGKPLASHDQDILNILLDGRFLMMPKKYNYIYNIDMKGFFQKQEPLVYDQSAVLVHFAGIVKPWRSWVQDLPGVEKYHSFAQTSPWKDVPLVGFRRHKDIHQAARHARRMGKYGKMVQMYGKYLSDKFVRHE, via the coding sequence GTGAGTAATTTACAGGAGCAGAAAGGAATTTCTTCATTTGATGGGGCTATCCTGAAAAAAGAGGAAATAGGGGATACTTCGGGCGAGGTTTATCACATTGCCTTTTCCGGAACGTCTAATTATCTTGTTCATACAGGTATTTCCATGGTCTCTATTCTGGAAAGCAATCCCAAGAGGGCTTTCCATTTCCATGTATTCATCAATGGCATTGAGCCGGAAGATAAGGAAAAGATGGAGATCGTGGCCCATCGGTGGAACTGCCGGATTACTCTATATTATGTGGATGATTCTTTTTTCAGGGAAATGCTGCATCGTGACGGTATTGCTGCCTTTTTCTACAGGTTCCTTGTTCCTCCTCTTCTGGGAGAGGAGCAGATTCAGCGGGTGCTGTATCTGGATGGGGACATTATGTGCCAGAACTCGCTTGATGAGCTGATGAATGTTGATTTGGGCGGTAATATAGCTGCCTGTGTGGAAGATACCAGCCCTGCCTATGCAGAAATGCGGAGAAAAAAGGTGGGGACGAAGGCTTACTTTAATTCCGGAATGATGCTGATTGATATAAATAATTGGAATGAAGTGGCTGTTTCTTTCAAGGCTGCCGATATGGCGGTTCAGAGGAAGGCATCGGGGAAACCGCTGGCGTCCCACGACCAGGATATCCTGAATATCCTGCTGGATGGTCGTTTCCTGATGATGCCTAAGAAATATAATTATATTTACAACATAGACATGAAGGGCTTTTTCCAAAAGCAGGAGCCCCTAGTTTATGATCAGTCAGCGGTACTGGTTCATTTCGCCGGTATTGTCAAACCATGGCGCAGCTGGGTGCAGGATTTGCCGGGAGTTGAGAAGTATCACAGTTTTGCACAAACTTCTCCCTGGAAGGATGTTCCGCTGGTGGGCTTTCGGAGGCATAAGGATATCCATCAGGCGGCCCGTCATGCACGGCGTATGGGAAAATATGGAAAAATGGTGCAGATGTATGGCAAGTATTTATCTGATAAATTTGTCAGACATGAGTGA
- a CDS encoding O-antigen ligase family protein translates to MNHGEEFMWPAAVTAAVITWGATAYNYTNTGFSVAMIIFALFVIYTLFKREKVPAIHLDRKLVGAFAILYGALFIATLFHLDNIKNLYGGYFCAVGFVLYTLPLWMLLYVGWDRDIRKIACLTLYAVLYALCLYGIGKYFALGESRLSSFYHFSTRIGMMLDMFIPFTVAIAVYYRRKCPWIFKAGVILLPLEMVTLYLAEVRGSMMGISAAVVVTLTLWLHYRGKAFSGKTRFLLIGGAAAFVLAAAVYAVFLRWGNMNAMMGGERFLMWESSWHMWLNHPLTGIGLNGWQASYASGPYHPLNSLEAGQIMPHNVFVYFFATSGLLGGLGYIAYCILVMAYLLCRVKTHTDDIFGWAMLFAFVAATVHGLTDQTFILKLTGRILYMLMGISLLFERWEYKRT, encoded by the coding sequence ATGAATCACGGAGAGGAATTCATGTGGCCGGCAGCGGTTACTGCTGCGGTGATTACATGGGGGGCTACGGCCTATAATTACACGAATACAGGGTTTTCAGTGGCAATGATTATATTTGCCCTTTTTGTCATTTATACCTTATTTAAACGGGAAAAGGTCCCGGCCATACATCTTGATAGAAAACTGGTTGGAGCTTTTGCAATTCTTTATGGGGCTCTATTCATAGCCACACTTTTTCATCTGGACAATATAAAAAATCTGTATGGTGGATATTTCTGCGCTGTCGGCTTTGTGCTGTATACTCTTCCTTTGTGGATGCTGCTCTATGTGGGATGGGATAGGGATATCCGGAAAATAGCCTGCTTGACGTTATATGCTGTTCTCTATGCCCTGTGTCTCTATGGTATAGGCAAATATTTTGCATTGGGAGAGAGCAGATTGAGCAGCTTTTATCATTTTTCAACACGCATCGGCATGATGTTGGATATGTTTATTCCCTTCACTGTGGCCATTGCAGTGTATTACCGGCGGAAATGTCCGTGGATTTTTAAGGCGGGGGTTATACTTCTTCCGCTGGAAATGGTCACCTTATATCTGGCAGAAGTCCGTGGTTCCATGATGGGGATTTCGGCAGCCGTGGTGGTTACACTGACCCTTTGGCTTCATTATAGGGGAAAAGCATTTTCTGGAAAAACGCGTTTCCTGCTGATTGGAGGAGCGGCGGCGTTTGTTCTGGCAGCGGCTGTTTATGCAGTCTTCCTGCGCTGGGGAAATATGAACGCCATGATGGGCGGTGAACGTTTCCTTATGTGGGAAAGCAGCTGGCATATGTGGCTGAATCATCCTCTGACCGGCATCGGGCTGAACGGATGGCAGGCATCCTATGCATCAGGTCCGTATCATCCTTTGAACAGTTTAGAAGCAGGGCAAATTATGCCTCATAATGTATTCGTCTATTTTTTTGCAACGAGTGGGCTGCTGGGTGGACTGGGATACATTGCGTATTGTATATTGGTTATGGCATATCTTCTTTGCCGTGTTAAAACGCATACCGATGACATTTTTGGCTGGGCAATGCTTTTTGCCTTTGTTGCGGCCACAGTGCATGGACTGACCGACCAGACTTTTATTTTGAAACTGACTGGGCGTATACTTTATATGCTGATGGGAATCAGTCTGCTTTTTGAAAGATGGGAGTATAAAAGAACATAA
- a CDS encoding glycosyltransferase family 2 protein, producing MAKNIPAVSMIVPCYNAENFIQRGISSIIHQTCPDWELILVDDGSTDSTAAICQRATAEDERVHFVRQKNQGVSAARNRGLDMAKGQYVMFMDSDDYVNPDILAFTLKEAAKYDADIVMVGHNRVEKDGNIHSDSSHWSDTENSDKIKEDILLNRLPNFVWGKLYKKSLWDDIRLPVGQVMEDLYIMPEVFYRAGQVILRKEPYYYYSHENEHSIMSEAGTHYIRRKYDHFLAWKNHEKIADHYNNNGAAFFCAQKSMRSIIRALSLDAGVNALSEAEKIYGRTYIRECRVPLPFLTCVVRDVLLSNHTGLLHFMGKAQRMLIERQQKRRARR from the coding sequence ATGGCTAAAAATATACCTGCAGTGTCTATGATTGTTCCTTGCTACAATGCGGAAAATTTTATACAGAGAGGCATTTCAAGTATTATTCATCAGACATGCCCTGATTGGGAACTGATTCTAGTGGATGATGGCTCTACTGATTCTACAGCTGCTATTTGCCAAAGGGCGACAGCAGAAGATGAAAGAGTACATTTTGTGCGCCAGAAAAACCAGGGAGTCAGCGCTGCCAGAAATAGGGGACTCGATATGGCAAAGGGACAGTATGTCATGTTCATGGACTCGGATGATTATGTGAACCCGGATATTCTTGCTTTTACATTAAAGGAAGCTGCCAAATATGATGCGGATATCGTCATGGTAGGACATAATCGGGTAGAAAAGGATGGAAATATTCATTCTGACTCAAGCCATTGGTCAGATACTGAAAACAGCGACAAAATCAAAGAAGATATACTCCTTAACCGGCTTCCCAATTTTGTGTGGGGGAAGTTGTATAAAAAATCTTTATGGGATGATATCCGACTGCCGGTGGGGCAGGTCATGGAAGATTTGTACATTATGCCTGAAGTGTTCTACCGGGCGGGACAGGTTATCCTTCGGAAAGAACCTTATTACTACTACAGCCATGAGAATGAACATAGCATTATGTCGGAAGCCGGCACTCATTACATACGAAGGAAATATGATCATTTCCTGGCGTGGAAGAACCATGAAAAGATTGCTGACCATTACAACAATAATGGTGCCGCTTTTTTCTGTGCGCAGAAGTCCATGCGCTCAATCATCAGGGCATTGTCTTTAGATGCAGGGGTTAATGCATTATCAGAAGCTGAGAAAATTTATGGACGTACGTATATTAGGGAATGCAGGGTACCTTTGCCATTCCTTACATGCGTTGTTCGAGATGTTCTGCTATCCAATCATACAGGCCTGTTACATTTTATGGGTAAAGCACAGCGCATGTTAATAGAGCGGCAGCAAAAGAGAAGAGCAAGAAGATAA